From the candidate division WOR-3 bacterium genome, one window contains:
- a CDS encoding ImmA/IrrE family metallo-endopeptidase translates to MPSLGERLCKKRESLGLTRAQAARITGLENQQTLYKIEKGLRKVQIDELIALSKAYAFDVNLFLLSDQPTQNANIFWRAEKKPSKPVKKKFELKLKMFLDRFIHLQKILGKEKIGTKLSNITLQLSSLDDAAETGEQYSKMLNLGDRPALVFKEILEEEYNLPIFFLDMPDRTSAISIITSEYAAICVNKREVAWRRNFDIAHELFHILYKQFPPKNCGGLNKDTQEIFANVFASAFLLPRVSIEKEIKRRKGKTRLSIIDLVVMACDYDVSLDALLWRLVNLGYLKRDKAEAIMECDALKQYYKNIRRSGLEKIPYISKKYVCLVFDAFRRGLISEMRAAEYLNVTVNKINKIFADIGLMWKDDSDFEITM, encoded by the coding sequence ATGCCAAGCTTAGGTGAAAGGTTGTGCAAAAAACGTGAGTCACTGGGATTAACCAGAGCCCAAGCCGCACGGATTACGGGTCTTGAAAACCAGCAGACTTTATACAAAATTGAAAAAGGGCTGCGAAAAGTTCAAATTGATGAACTTATAGCACTCTCCAAAGCCTATGCATTTGATGTGAATCTATTTTTGCTATCAGATCAGCCAACACAAAATGCAAATATATTCTGGAGGGCCGAAAAAAAACCGTCTAAACCAGTAAAGAAAAAATTCGAGTTAAAGTTAAAAATGTTTTTAGATAGGTTTATTCACTTACAGAAAATACTGGGTAAAGAGAAAATAGGAACAAAGTTATCAAATATTACGCTACAGTTATCTTCATTGGATGATGCTGCAGAAACAGGAGAACAGTATAGCAAAATGTTAAATCTTGGAGACCGGCCGGCATTGGTTTTCAAAGAGATTCTTGAGGAAGAATATAATTTACCCATCTTCTTCCTTGATATGCCTGATAGAACGTCTGCGATTTCGATAATAACATCTGAATATGCTGCAATATGTGTAAACAAAAGAGAGGTTGCCTGGCGAAGAAATTTTGATATTGCTCATGAATTGTTTCACATATTATATAAACAATTTCCGCCAAAAAATTGCGGCGGTCTTAATAAAGATACTCAGGAAATTTTTGCAAATGTTTTTGCCTCGGCCTTTTTACTGCCTCGTGTATCTATTGAGAAAGAGATTAAAAGACGCAAAGGGAAAACAAGATTAAGTATTATTGATTTAGTAGTTATGGCCTGCGATTATGATGTTTCATTAGATGCCCTACTCTGGCGGTTAGTAAATTTGGGATATTTAAAAAGAGATAAGGCAGAGGCAATAATGGAGTGCGATGCACTGAAACAATATTATAAAAATATTAGGAGATCCGGATTGGAAAAAATACCTTATATATCTAAAAAATATGTATGTTTGGTATTTGATGCATTCCGACGAGGATTAATCTCTGAAATGAGAGCTGCTGAATATCTTAATGTGACAGTTAACAAAATAAATAAAATATTTGCGGACATAGGACTTATGTGGAAGGACGATTCGGATTTTGAAATTACTATGTGA
- a CDS encoding RnfABCDGE type electron transport complex subunit A has protein sequence MKNPALIFLSAFLVNNIVLMRFLGLCPFFGVSTAVETATGMGMAVIFVMTLAAWITWFIFHAVLLPLNLVFLRTATFILTIASLVQLVEMFLKKYYRTLYSAMGIYLPLITTNCAILGITFLNIDNKFNFLNGTIFAIGTGLGFSLVIITFAAIRERLDLAPINPSLRGYPISFIAAALMALAFLGFSGLFGLT, from the coding sequence ATGAAGAATCCGGCATTGATATTCTTAAGCGCCTTTCTCGTGAACAACATCGTACTGATGCGTTTTCTCGGATTGTGTCCTTTTTTCGGCGTTTCGACGGCTGTGGAGACGGCGACCGGTATGGGAATGGCGGTCATCTTTGTTATGACCCTCGCCGCCTGGATCACCTGGTTTATTTTCCATGCAGTGCTTCTGCCGCTCAATCTGGTCTTTTTGAGAACCGCGACGTTCATTCTTACGATCGCTTCTTTGGTCCAGCTCGTTGAGATGTTTTTGAAGAAATATTACAGGACATTATACAGCGCGATGGGTATTTATCTTCCATTGATCACCACGAACTGCGCGATTCTCGGTATTACCTTTCTCAATATCGACAATAAATTCAATTTCCTGAACGGGACGATATTTGCGATCGGTACAGGACTTGGATTTTCGTTGGTGATAATCACCTTCGCCGCAATCAGGGAACGGCTTGATCTTGCTCCCATCAATCCTTCATTACGCGGCTATCCGATTTCTTTCATTGCAGCTGCATTAATGGCGCTTGCCTTTCTGGGGTTTTCCGGCCTCTTTGGATTGACTTAA
- a CDS encoding RnfABCDGE type electron transport complex subunit D, which yields MKELFVVSASPHIRGKGSIDRAMKLVILALMPAFAFSVYLFGIRALLITLVSIIVCLLSEAVMQKLLGKNITITDGSALLTGLLLSFNLPPGVPLWLPAVGSIFAIVFAKQLFGGLGYNFINPALAGRAFLMASWPSLMTKEWLAPTGGSISGIDGVTSATPLTLLKNPANFGSPEVIIKQLNDITTIKNLFIGKVGGCIGETSALFLLVGGIFLLIIGIIDYRIVAGYLGSFFLLALVLPTKANIFFHLFSGGLFLGAFFMATDWVTSPVTKKGRWIFGVGCGVLTVIIRIWGGYPEGVSYSILLMNVFTPVIDRFTREKVFGTLRSKKEAVK from the coding sequence ATGAAAGAACTGTTCGTTGTTTCCGCATCTCCTCATATTAGGGGCAAAGGCAGTATAGACAGAGCAATGAAGCTCGTCATCCTCGCCTTGATGCCGGCTTTTGCTTTCAGTGTTTATCTGTTCGGCATACGGGCCCTTTTGATAACCCTCGTCAGTATTATCGTATGCCTTTTAAGTGAAGCGGTAATGCAGAAATTGCTTGGCAAAAATATTACAATAACCGACGGCAGTGCATTGCTCACCGGTCTCCTGCTGTCTTTTAACCTTCCACCCGGTGTTCCTCTGTGGCTGCCCGCGGTGGGAAGCATCTTTGCGATAGTCTTTGCAAAACAGTTATTCGGCGGCCTTGGTTATAATTTCATTAACCCGGCGCTCGCCGGCAGGGCGTTTTTGATGGCATCCTGGCCGTCGCTCATGACCAAGGAATGGCTTGCTCCCACAGGCGGTTCAATATCAGGCATTGACGGAGTTACAAGTGCCACTCCTTTGACCCTGCTCAAGAATCCGGCGAATTTCGGTTCTCCTGAGGTGATTATTAAACAGTTGAATGACATTACCACGATAAAGAATCTTTTTATCGGAAAAGTGGGTGGTTGTATCGGCGAGACTTCAGCTCTGTTCCTCTTAGTGGGAGGAATATTTTTACTTATTATCGGAATCATTGATTATCGGATAGTGGCGGGATATCTGGGAAGCTTTTTCCTGCTGGCACTGGTGCTGCCGACAAAGGCGAATATCTTCTTCCATCTCTTCTCGGGCGGACTTTTCCTGGGTGCCTTTTTTATGGCGACTGACTGGGTGACTTCACCGGTGACAAAGAAGGGGAGGTGGATTTTCGGTGTCGGTTGCGGAGTTCTCACCGTCATCATACGAATCTGGGGTGGTTATCCCGAAGGTGTATCATATTCAATCCTTCTTATGAATGTTTTCACGCCGGTTATCGACCGCTTCACCAGAGAAAAAGTATTCGGCACTTTGCGGTCAAAGAAGGAGGCTGTTAAATGA
- a CDS encoding transcriptional regulator: MHYKNNKLKTLGTQAAHLVTTLYEQNRPIFCLKEVQKILRLDEVSSRNFVRKLVNRGVVTRLKPGLFILVPFELGKEAEYIGNPFVVAREIVGGKDYYLSHVTAMEIHGMITQPQLVVYITTLKPRRSITALGIEFRFIHSQKRYFFGLSDHWVTKQEKVRVSDLERTIIDGLKQPEYCGGLTEVAKGLWMRYQDVNINRLTRYAIRIGVGAVIRRLGFLLELYKIGNSEDWEILRSHLTETYVRLDPLLPSEGKFLRKWRIQLNVSPEELLSVVRT, from the coding sequence ATGCATTATAAAAATAACAAATTAAAAACATTGGGAACTCAGGCTGCTCATTTAGTTACCACACTTTATGAGCAAAATAGACCTATATTTTGCCTGAAGGAAGTGCAGAAGATTCTTCGTTTAGATGAAGTCTCTTCACGTAATTTCGTTCGCAAGCTTGTGAACAGAGGAGTTGTTACGCGCTTAAAGCCAGGACTTTTTATATTGGTCCCATTTGAACTGGGGAAAGAAGCTGAATATATAGGAAACCCCTTCGTTGTAGCCCGAGAGATTGTGGGTGGAAAAGATTACTATCTTTCCCATGTCACAGCTATGGAAATTCATGGAATGATTACTCAACCTCAATTAGTTGTTTATATCACAACTTTGAAACCGCGCAGGTCTATTACTGCACTGGGTATAGAATTTCGATTCATTCATAGCCAGAAGAGATATTTCTTTGGTTTGAGCGATCACTGGGTAACAAAACAAGAAAAAGTAAGAGTTAGTGATTTGGAGCGAACAATTATTGATGGTCTTAAGCAACCAGAATATTGTGGTGGTCTAACAGAAGTAGCTAAAGGGCTTTGGATGCGCTACCAAGATGTAAATATAAACCGACTTACCAGGTATGCAATAAGGATTGGTGTAGGTGCTGTTATCCGTAGACTCGGATTTTTACTTGAACTTTATAAGATTGGTAATTCTGAAGATTGGGAGATTCTTCGTTCACATTTAACAGAGACTTATGTGCGATTAGACCCGCTTTTGCCGTCTGAGGGGAAATTCCTGCGAAAGTGGAGAATCCAACTTAATGTATCTCCTGAAGAACTTCTATCTGTAGTGAGGACATAG
- a CDS encoding nucleotidyl transferase AbiEii/AbiGii toxin family protein, whose amino-acid sequence MIPQRNLSLLSNRLARGGGRRIPETVLERDYCLSWFLIGLSYSPLKDILLFKGGTCIKKCYIPDYRFSEDLDFTLAEECTFEDIQKHLDIAFKHTHLSSGVKLYFSHYDRHTHENTYTFFLGYEGPLPAVSGKEVKVDITIREKIVYPVEEKIILRGYEGYEDLPEDAAIRTYSIDEIAVEKVVALLDRARNEPRDLYDIWYLTSNQHVNLAELIEAVEEKWKFRGKKLTDVREEFLRKEARLKKLWKMRLSSQVALLPEFGQVYRIVQRELRQAGMLKQRKI is encoded by the coding sequence ATGATACCCCAACGAAATCTTTCATTACTTTCTAATCGACTCGCCAGAGGAGGAGGGCGACGTATCCCAGAAACAGTCCTTGAGCGTGACTATTGTCTTTCCTGGTTTTTGATAGGATTATCTTATAGCCCTCTTAAGGATATTCTCCTATTCAAAGGTGGTACATGTATCAAGAAGTGTTACATACCCGACTATCGTTTTTCAGAAGATCTTGATTTTACCTTAGCAGAAGAATGTACTTTTGAGGATATCCAGAAGCATCTTGATATTGCCTTTAAGCACACACATTTATCCTCAGGCGTCAAACTGTATTTTAGCCATTACGATCGTCATACCCATGAAAATACTTATACCTTTTTCTTGGGATATGAGGGTCCCTTACCCGCTGTTTCTGGTAAGGAAGTTAAGGTGGATATTACAATAAGGGAAAAAATTGTTTATCCTGTTGAAGAGAAAATAATTCTTAGAGGATATGAAGGATATGAAGATTTACCTGAGGATGCAGCGATTCGTACTTACTCTATTGACGAGATAGCTGTAGAGAAGGTTGTTGCTTTATTAGATAGAGCACGTAACGAACCACGAGACCTATATGATATATGGTATCTGACTTCTAATCAACATGTGAATCTTGCTGAGTTAATCGAAGCTGTTGAAGAGAAGTGGAAATTCCGGGGCAAAAAATTAACTGATGTAAGGGAAGAATTTCTGCGTAAAGAAGCCCGCCTTAAAAAACTCTGGAAAATGCGTCTTTCCTCTCAAGTTGCTTTACTACCTGAATTCGGCCAAGTTTATCGAATAGTACAGCGAGAGCTTAGACAGGCAGGTATGCTGAAGCAAAGAAAAATCTGA
- a CDS encoding PhzF family phenazine biosynthesis protein, translated as MPQWIKAKRMSAFTSLPYAGNPAWVVLGAENLSERQMQKLAYDLNPLSDTAFVLPESTKEADVFLRFFTGSGEVNFSGHAAVATYFALSGEKILPIQEPKTTIRMRTKAGIQQVEVRVKGDKITRTTVLLSKPNYMTIDINPVAVAKFLGLTPSDLAATGLPFDIISVGFFDLIVPLKRLDDLRNIQPNFSLMDSFCTRLGIQGVVVFCMETFEAGDTAFMRHFAPSLGVNEDPISGASAGSLGCYLIRNKLIEPSNFSRIMIEQGYLQERQGRVYVHIECTRDQILRVKVGGNAVLTFTGYILTPEP; from the coding sequence ATGCCACAATGGATTAAAGCAAAGCGGATGAGCGCATTCACCTCACTGCCGTATGCGGGCAACCCGGCGTGGGTTGTTCTGGGCGCTGAAAACCTGTCAGAGCGTCAGATGCAGAAATTAGCCTATGATCTGAATCCGCTCTCTGATACTGCATTCGTGCTTCCCGAATCGACGAAAGAGGCTGATGTTTTCCTGCGTTTCTTTACCGGCTCCGGTGAGGTGAATTTTTCCGGACATGCAGCAGTGGCGACCTACTTTGCATTGAGTGGAGAAAAGATTCTTCCGATTCAGGAGCCCAAGACAACGATAAGGATGCGCACCAAGGCAGGTATTCAACAGGTGGAAGTGAGGGTGAAAGGTGATAAGATTACACGCACCACGGTTCTGCTCTCAAAACCCAATTATATGACCATCGACATCAATCCTGTAGCGGTCGCCAAATTCCTGGGTCTTACCCCAAGCGACCTTGCCGCCACCGGCCTGCCGTTCGATATAATATCCGTGGGTTTCTTTGATTTAATCGTACCCCTGAAAAGACTGGATGATTTGAGGAACATCCAGCCCAATTTTTCTTTAATGGACAGTTTCTGCACGAGATTGGGAATCCAGGGGGTAGTGGTATTCTGTATGGAGACGTTTGAAGCCGGGGACACCGCGTTTATGAGACATTTTGCTCCTTCACTCGGTGTTAATGAAGATCCCATATCCGGCGCATCTGCAGGAAGTCTTGGATGTTATTTAATCAGGAATAAATTGATTGAGCCGTCCAATTTTTCACGGATAATGATCGAACAGGGTTATCTCCAGGAACGGCAGGGCCGGGTCTATGTTCATATCGAATGCACCAGAGATCAGATCTTAAGGGTGAAGGTCGGCGGTAATGCGGTCCTCACCTTTACCGGCTATATCCTTACTCCAGAACCATAA
- a CDS encoding RnfABCDGE type electron transport complex subunit G: MTSTKQMIIMLFVVAAVCSIVLSFVYSYTEPRIEETKKEMTLAGLREVIEAQEFVEVLPDTLWRALDSNGEFTGIVFRVFPQGYGGPIPITVGLDRNGIITGIRIASAAEGLKETPGLGAKITEPAFTGQFIGKCAAAIQIKKDGGEIDAITAATISSRAVCNGVKNGIETYKNYLGTPIDKKCVFRDAREFIEIIKDTLWFATADSDTLGIVFIGVTQGYADDIKFIVGLDRKGKITGVEILYSNETPGYGERIKEKDFLDRFKEGIPEAITGATISSQALINAVKENIERFKEYLK, from the coding sequence ATGACCAGTACAAAACAGATGATAATAATGCTTTTTGTCGTTGCAGCCGTTTGTTCCATAGTACTTTCTTTTGTTTATTCATATACGGAGCCGCGTATTGAAGAGACCAAAAAAGAGATGACGCTCGCCGGTCTCAGAGAGGTGATTGAAGCACAGGAATTTGTTGAGGTGCTGCCGGACACCCTGTGGCGGGCTCTGGACAGCAATGGTGAGTTTACCGGTATCGTCTTCAGGGTTTTTCCTCAGGGGTATGGCGGTCCGATTCCCATTACTGTGGGGCTTGACCGCAACGGTATCATCACCGGGATAAGAATCGCCAGTGCCGCCGAAGGTTTAAAAGAAACCCCGGGTCTGGGAGCGAAGATAACCGAACCTGCTTTTACCGGACAGTTTATCGGTAAGTGCGCCGCAGCGATCCAGATTAAAAAAGACGGGGGCGAGATTGATGCAATTACGGCGGCGACGATTTCCTCGCGGGCAGTGTGCAATGGAGTCAAAAACGGCATCGAAACCTATAAAAATTATCTGGGAACTCCAATCGATAAAAAATGTGTTTTTCGTGACGCCCGGGAATTCATTGAAATAATCAAAGATACACTCTGGTTTGCAACAGCCGATTCCGATACCCTGGGTATTGTGTTTATCGGCGTCACTCAGGGGTATGCGGATGATATTAAATTCATCGTCGGTCTGGACAGGAAAGGTAAGATCACCGGTGTTGAAATCCTCTACTCGAATGAGACGCCGGGGTACGGAGAAAGGATAAAAGAGAAAGATTTCCTCGATCGTTTCAAAGAAGGGATTCCTGAAGCGATAACCGGTGCGACGATATCATCACAGGCACTTATCAATGCGGTCAAAGAGAATATTGAAAGGTTCAAGGAGTATCTCAAATGA
- a CDS encoding HD-GYP domain-containing protein, with amino-acid sequence MDPKSDKSINLDEIIRCLSVVATTLQENPREALKDLRQIGAEIDSKVPYRDGHSLRVTDYCLKIADDLGFSEREKVILEVAALLHDFGKIGIDEQILLKPRKLTRQEKNEVTMHVMRGYYMLAGFSELIEALKGIKTHHEYYDGSGYPEGLMKGEIPLIGRIIAVADAYDAMTSKRPYRKAMTKKEAIEELKRNAGHQFDPAIVKIFVKHLISEQEKNSKKN; translated from the coding sequence ATGGACCCAAAAAGCGATAAAAGCATTAACCTCGACGAAATAATCCGCTGCCTCAGTGTTGTCGCCACCACTCTCCAGGAGAACCCCAGGGAAGCATTAAAAGACCTGAGACAAATCGGAGCTGAGATCGACAGTAAGGTTCCTTACCGTGACGGACACAGCCTCAGGGTGACCGACTACTGTCTCAAGATCGCCGATGACCTGGGTTTTTCCGAACGCGAAAAGGTTATTCTTGAAGTCGCTGCTTTGTTGCATGATTTTGGGAAGATCGGTATCGACGAACAGATCCTCTTGAAACCGAGAAAATTAACGCGTCAGGAAAAGAATGAAGTAACAATGCATGTGATGCGCGGCTATTATATGCTGGCTGGCTTCAGTGAATTGATTGAAGCACTCAAAGGAATAAAGACCCACCACGAATATTATGACGGCTCGGGCTATCCAGAAGGACTGATGAAAGGAGAAATTCCCCTCATCGGCAGAATAATCGCTGTTGCAGACGCCTATGATGCGATGACCTCAAAAAGGCCGTACCGCAAAGCAATGACAAAAAAAGAAGCAATCGAGGAATTAAAAAGAAACGCCGGTCATCAATTCGATCCCGCCATCGTCAAGATATTCGTTAAACACCTGATCAGCGAACAAGAGAAAAATTCAAAAAAAAACTGA
- a CDS encoding nitroreductase — translation MNVFEAIKWRRSVRRFAARKIERPKILRLMEAARLAPSSSNRQAWHFVVVDDPSIIARIPKQVTPGTKGIIDWMEQAPLVIVGCYTKALTHYVAQLFGHQNHLIDVSIAMTQICLSATELGIGSCFVGWFNEKELKKLLGIPRRYRVALLLALGYPLDESSEEGIAGIAPRPRKTLDEIVSYNRFGEKF, via the coding sequence ATGAATGTTTTTGAAGCGATAAAATGGCGCCGCAGTGTGCGCAGGTTCGCCGCCAGGAAGATCGAACGGCCGAAGATCCTGCGGCTCATGGAGGCGGCGCGTCTTGCTCCGTCTTCAAGCAATCGCCAGGCATGGCACTTTGTGGTTGTTGACGACCCCTCAATCATCGCCCGGATTCCAAAGCAGGTGACACCCGGAACAAAGGGAATAATCGATTGGATGGAACAGGCGCCGCTGGTCATTGTCGGCTGCTACACAAAAGCACTCACTCATTATGTGGCGCAACTGTTCGGCCATCAGAATCATCTGATCGACGTCTCGATCGCCATGACCCAGATATGTCTCAGTGCAACTGAACTGGGTATCGGCTCATGCTTTGTGGGCTGGTTTAATGAGAAAGAGCTTAAGAAACTTCTCGGTATACCCCGTAGATACCGGGTTGCACTTCTTCTCGCTCTGGGTTACCCTCTTGATGAATCCAGTGAAGAGGGGATCGCCGGTATCGCTCCGCGACCTCGCAAAACACTGGACGAAATCGTTTCATATAATAGATTCGGTGAAAAATTTTAA
- the rsxC gene encoding electron transport complex subunit RsxC gives MFTGFSGGVHPPENKDTENLAIEVMPVPKRVYIPFSQHAGKPAKPLVEKGDEVKIGTKIGEADGFISSAVHASISGRVVDVRSHPHPVLGSSLCCIIESTDGEEWESGVKEKSDYENLSKEELIQIVRDAGIVGLGGAAFPTHVKLSPPEDKKIDTLIINGCECEPMLTADHRLMLEYPIGIIEGARIFQKVVGAEKLIFGIEDNKKNAAEILKKEGVEVRLLKTKYPQGAEKQLIKALLNRTVPRGGLPMDVGCLVQNVGTCYAAFQAAKFRKPLIDRVVTVTGDGVKESKVLLVRIGTRMIDIINFCGGYVSQPKKVIFGGPMMGIAQYSEEVPIIKGTSGILVWLDAYEEEEGPCVRCAACVDVCPMGLMPTEIYKYVKNKNFDAARDYGVLDCIECGCCAYACPAKIKLVHYIKFGKSEVWRKMKK, from the coding sequence ATGTTTACGGGATTTTCCGGTGGAGTCCATCCCCCAGAAAATAAAGACACTGAGAATTTAGCCATTGAAGTAATGCCCGTTCCCAAGAGGGTTTATATTCCTTTTTCACAGCATGCTGGTAAACCCGCAAAGCCATTGGTCGAAAAAGGGGATGAAGTGAAGATCGGAACCAAGATCGGAGAAGCTGATGGATTTATTTCGTCAGCGGTACATGCCAGTATTTCAGGCAGGGTTGTTGATGTCAGGTCCCACCCTCATCCGGTGCTCGGTTCTTCGCTTTGCTGTATCATTGAATCGACCGACGGCGAGGAATGGGAAAGTGGAGTGAAAGAAAAGAGTGATTACGAAAATTTATCGAAAGAAGAGCTTATTCAAATCGTCAGGGACGCCGGAATCGTGGGACTCGGCGGCGCCGCTTTTCCGACCCATGTGAAGTTATCACCTCCCGAGGACAAAAAGATCGACACCCTTATTATCAATGGTTGTGAGTGTGAGCCCATGCTCACTGCTGACCATCGATTGATGCTTGAATACCCGATCGGCATTATTGAAGGTGCACGTATTTTTCAAAAGGTTGTTGGAGCGGAAAAATTGATCTTCGGTATCGAAGATAATAAGAAAAATGCAGCGGAGATTTTAAAGAAAGAAGGTGTGGAGGTCCGGCTTTTGAAGACGAAATATCCTCAGGGTGCGGAGAAACAGCTGATTAAGGCGTTGTTGAATCGTACGGTACCAAGGGGTGGATTGCCGATGGATGTGGGTTGTCTTGTGCAGAACGTCGGCACCTGTTATGCAGCGTTTCAGGCGGCGAAGTTCCGCAAACCGCTTATTGACCGGGTCGTCACGGTGACCGGAGACGGTGTTAAGGAATCAAAAGTTCTCCTGGTGAGGATCGGCACCCGGATGATTGATATAATCAATTTCTGCGGCGGATATGTCAGTCAGCCCAAAAAAGTTATTTTCGGCGGTCCTATGATGGGTATTGCCCAGTATTCCGAGGAAGTGCCGATTATTAAAGGAACCTCAGGAATTCTTGTCTGGCTGGATGCTTACGAAGAAGAAGAAGGACCCTGTGTGCGGTGTGCGGCATGCGTTGATGTATGTCCTATGGGGTTGATGCCCACGGAGATTTATAAATATGTGAAGAACAAGAATTTCGACGCTGCCAGGGATTACGGGGTCCTTGATTGTATTGAGTGCGGTTGTTGCGCCTATGCCTGTCCGGCGAAGATAAAGCTTGTCCACTACATAAAATTCGGTAAGAGTGAAGTCTGGAGAAAGATGAAGAAATGA
- a CDS encoding electron transport complex subunit E has product MNRWKVFTRGLVKENAVLILMIGLCPALATSATVRDGFGMGIAATFVLLFSNLIISIMRKTIPNEVRIPIFILIISTFVTIIDYFMQAFQPDLYRALGVFVPLIVVNCMILGRAEAFASKSSVIDSVLDGLGVGLGFTLALTVMGTIREILGNGTFLGMTVFGDGFRKSPVIFMILSPGAFLVIGILKALINKYIKKENQ; this is encoded by the coding sequence ATGAACAGATGGAAAGTTTTTACAAGAGGCCTGGTGAAAGAGAACGCCGTGCTCATTCTGATGATCGGCCTGTGTCCCGCCCTTGCCACCTCAGCGACTGTGCGTGATGGTTTCGGTATGGGAATCGCCGCCACTTTTGTGCTGCTCTTTTCCAATCTTATTATTTCAATAATGAGAAAAACGATACCGAATGAGGTGCGGATTCCCATATTCATTCTGATTATTTCCACTTTCGTGACGATCATCGATTACTTTATGCAGGCGTTTCAGCCTGATCTCTATCGCGCCCTCGGTGTTTTCGTTCCTTTGATCGTCGTGAACTGTATGATTCTGGGAAGGGCAGAGGCGTTTGCGTCGAAAAGTTCTGTTATCGATTCGGTCCTCGACGGTCTTGGCGTCGGCCTGGGATTCACTCTCGCCCTGACTGTTATGGGCACAATCAGAGAGATTCTCGGTAACGGCACATTTCTGGGGATGACGGTCTTTGGTGACGGTTTCAGAAAATCACCGGTGATATTTATGATTCTATCACCGGGCGCGTTTCTTGTGATAGGAATTCTGAAGGCGCTCATAAACAAATATATCAAAAAGGAGAATCAATGA